A single Tachypleus tridentatus isolate NWPU-2018 chromosome 9, ASM421037v1, whole genome shotgun sequence DNA region contains:
- the mRpL9 gene encoding mitochondrial ribosomal protein L9 isoform X1, producing the protein MLKTFVSTCMLSNQIRPCSIYQQIRNTFVLKRKYPITFSKIGGRQKLLKGRHYVYDLVENTECRKQQDIKLILTQFVEGLGDRGDIVNVRPFYGYQQLLLPHLAVYASPENLELFASEKKGEQKEKPTYSSHFASKTLGYLSTRLVSVSMNRENPWTLEPWHIRVAFRKTGIIVPEEAIELPKQPISGPDMDKEDKEFAVFITINRTERVPVRCKIHHWSPNYLERNDTGEYWKPSEPILPEQATLLSEMPRFDKSKDST; encoded by the exons ATGCTGAAAACATTTGTAAGTACATGCATGTTATCAAACCAGATCAGACCATGTTCCATCTATCAACAGATAAGG AACACATTTGTTTTAAAGCGAAAATACCCTATCACATTTTCTAAGATAGGGGGCCGCCAAAAACTGTTAAAGGGAAGACATTATGTATATGACCTTGTTGAAAATACTGAGTGTAGAAAACAACAGGACATTAAACTAATTTTGACACAGTTTGTTGAAG GTCTAGGAGACAGAGGAGACATAGTCAATGTAAGACCTTTTTATGGGTATCAACAGTTGTTGCTGCCTCACCTTGCTGTATATGCTTCCCCAGAAAATCTGGAATTATTTGCTTCAGAAAAAAAG ggagaacaaaaagaaaaacccaCATACAGCTCACATTTTGCAAGCAAG ACACTTGGCTATTTATCAACTCGTTTAGTGTCAGTATCAATGAATAGAGAAAATCCTTGGACTTTAGAGCCGTGGCACATCCGTGTGGCCTTTCGGAAAACT GGTATTATTGTCCCAGAAGAAGCTATAGAACTACCCAAACAACCAATTTCAGGACCTGATATGGACAAGGAAGACAAGGAGTTTGCTGTTTTTATCACT ATCAATAGAACTGAAAGAGTCCCAGTACGATGCAAAATTCATCACTGGAGCCCCAACTATCTTGAGAGAAATGATACTGGAGAGTACTGGAAACCATCAGAACCAATCTTACCTGAACAGGCCACTTTGCTGAGTGAGATGCCAAGATTTGATAAATCAAAAGACTCCACCTAG
- the mRpL9 gene encoding mitochondrial ribosomal protein L9 isoform X2, with amino-acid sequence MHVIKPDQTMFHLSTDKGLGDRGDIVNVRPFYGYQQLLLPHLAVYASPENLELFASEKKGEQKEKPTYSSHFASKTLGYLSTRLVSVSMNRENPWTLEPWHIRVAFRKTGIIVPEEAIELPKQPISGPDMDKEDKEFAVFITINRTERVPVRCKIHHWSPNYLERNDTGEYWKPSEPILPEQATLLSEMPRFDKSKDST; translated from the exons ATGCATGTTATCAAACCAGATCAGACCATGTTCCATCTATCAACAGATAAGG GTCTAGGAGACAGAGGAGACATAGTCAATGTAAGACCTTTTTATGGGTATCAACAGTTGTTGCTGCCTCACCTTGCTGTATATGCTTCCCCAGAAAATCTGGAATTATTTGCTTCAGAAAAAAAG ggagaacaaaaagaaaaacccaCATACAGCTCACATTTTGCAAGCAAG ACACTTGGCTATTTATCAACTCGTTTAGTGTCAGTATCAATGAATAGAGAAAATCCTTGGACTTTAGAGCCGTGGCACATCCGTGTGGCCTTTCGGAAAACT GGTATTATTGTCCCAGAAGAAGCTATAGAACTACCCAAACAACCAATTTCAGGACCTGATATGGACAAGGAAGACAAGGAGTTTGCTGTTTTTATCACT ATCAATAGAACTGAAAGAGTCCCAGTACGATGCAAAATTCATCACTGGAGCCCCAACTATCTTGAGAGAAATGATACTGGAGAGTACTGGAAACCATCAGAACCAATCTTACCTGAACAGGCCACTTTGCTGAGTGAGATGCCAAGATTTGATAAATCAAAAGACTCCACCTAG